In Synchiropus splendidus isolate RoL2022-P1 chromosome 7, RoL_Sspl_1.0, whole genome shotgun sequence, the genomic window TGCATTATTTTTAACATCAACATTTGATCGGGTGGTTTTTCGTGTTTGAACTGGGCAAAAAcgcattttattttgacacttcATGAAGACAATctaaacaacaataacaacaaacttGAGGTGACGCAGGTCCTGTATGGACATTCTGAAATTCAACTTTTGCTTAAGTCatgcatttcattcattcatgcaccACACTGACCTTGTTGCTCGAGGAGCAGTCTGGAGAAGCGGGGCAGCGCTTCATGCTCGACAGCCAGGATGGAAACAAAGTGAAGCAGCACTAGAACCGGGCCCATCGCATTGTTCATGTGACCACACTCAGATTTGAGAGAAACACTCGGAGATCCAGAGGGGACCGCTTGGATGCAGCGCCGCGCTGTGTCATGACACGAAAGAGCCGAGAATCACGGAGGGAGCGCGCTGAGAGGAGGAGGTCTGAGGTCCCGCAGCAGAGAAGCGGAGGACAGCGCCGGTGcggaggagggatggagggagggaggagtgttctccactctcctgtctcccTTACGCACAGCATTCAGGGCGAGCGAGACCGAAGAAGCCTCGCAGGCTCAACGCAAAGCTAGTTCAACTGTGCCTGGACTTGCCGCTAAGCACTTTTCCACGGAGGCGCGTTTCAGAACACGTGCGCACTGCGGCTCGCCTGTCCGCgggacagaaaacaaaagaaatgaaatcataTGTGGTTCAATAAAGCCGCAGTTTCCAATGTAAAACTGCATGCAATTCTTATGAATGCAAACCAGAGTGGGAGTAAAATGTTAAAATCATCGTGATCAATCCATATGTTAGTTTGCAATAATAAGAGCGCGCGGAACCTCAGTGGCTCCAAACACCACTGTACAAGGCTGGAAGTCATTTGACAGTAGCagaatgttttctgtttttaatctgtTATTTCTCTATGAAATTAAAGCATTAGCATGATGATATTTTTCTTATGTGGATCAGGAAAATTATCTTATTATTtaaagattttattatttaaaacaacATATTTCTGTGTTTCACCCTCTTTTCAACAGCATCACTCCAAGTAACAGTTCATTAAATTAGTCAGGGAGGTGAACAGAGTTGGTCACAGTGGGTTTGAACTCTCAACCTCTTCCTGCTCCAGTATAGGCAGCAATGAAACCACGTATGATCAACTTGCAGGATGTAAACAAACCTACAGCCAGCATAAAAAGAGGATGTGCAAATGTATTTGAACTGCTTCACCCTCAAAATACAAGTGTGCACTTTTAATGATTTGTGAGCACCGCTCCACTTCCAGCAGGTGATTGATGATGTGTCTCTTGATATCAGCAGCTGTTGGAACAGACAAGTGGTGCATGATATTTGATGAACACTCCTTCCTGCCAGAAGGAAATCTTCACTCAAGATTTCACTCTGTGAATGAACACTGCCAGAGACTGACCCTCAAGTCGCCTGCTCCATTAATGTGCAACAGACTGTGAAACATTTGGCCGTGGAAACAGTGTCACAGGAAACAGGAGAAGAATAAAGAATTTCCTGTGCTGCTGTCATCAGTGTTTCATGAGAATCATTGTCACTTAGTTGGGAGGCCACCAGATGTGTGCAACTGACCAATTACATCAGAGCTTTAagggaagcaaaaaaaaaaaaaaggaagtgaaCGCTGATGCAGcactttattcatttaaatcgTACTCAACTGCACAATATAGTCGTTCCATCAGACACTTGCTCACCTTAACTCTGGCTGAGAGAGCCAAGTCTGAATTGTTGATGTGAGAGGAGACTATTGTACGTCTTGTGTTTGGAGACTGTTGGTGGAAGATTGTTGGAGTTGGAGAAACCAGGGAAAATGGGAAGacgaagacaaccaatgagatccgtgtggtgaatgaggacatggagaggagaggtgcCATGTAAGGGTGAGAGCGATAAATTAAGGGTGGAGGTGGCTAATGTACTGTGGCAACACTTGGTAGGAAATTcagaaaaaggagaagaagccAAGACAAAAGTCTGGCTTGAGTAACTGCTACAATATCACCAGCCCAACTGCAGTAAATGGGAATAAAATACGCTTTACAATAAACAATTTTAAAATAGAATAAGCGGTAACAAAAGGGCCCATGTACTTCTGTGAAGTGTTCCCACTTGATATAGTTTTGACTAGAGTCCAATACTGTAGTTTAATACTGGTCGTGCAGTATTGTCTGTGGCCACACGGGACCGCTGTGGACTGCATTGTCTGTGAACTTTGATCCAGTAAATGGGCGTGCTCTTCTGCACTTTCCTCTCACTTCACTTTTGACCAGGCGAGGACATGGACTGTGTTTGACAGGTAGGACGAACAAACAAATCACAACAATCAACCGAAGTGTGAGTCAATGAAACATGGCGCTCTTTGTGTTGAACCTACTGTCAAGCACACGAACGTGCTCTTCCTGTGTTCTGCGCCTGACATAGTCAGTAGTCGGGTCATGTGTCGGTCACGTTTCTGTCCGGATTCAGCGACTCCGAATAGAAGCTGATGTGACTGAGTTCACCGCAGTGATTGTTGTTTCACTCAGAGGTTCACCTGAGCCACATGACCACACCTGAGGGGTGAGGTTCAACATGGAGGATTTCTGGGCCTCGGTGACATGGGCTGCAAGAATATGGCTGTGCCTGGTTGTCAGTCTGATCATGATCCCAGCCATGTTTGGCTTCTCGCTGGGCATCTCCGAGACCTACATGAGCATCCTGATCAAGACCCTGGAGGTGAGTCCCTGGTGAAGCCTCGCTGGCTTTCATCATCATGTCAATAAACGCCTCACTTGGTTTGACAGTGGGCAACCTTAAAGATACAGAAGGCGAGTGCCGAAGAACAAACCCTCAAACCCTCCGTTTCTCAGAGTAAGTGATTCTCCATTTGATCCTTTTTATTTAGACCAACATGTCACTTTGTGCTTCTGTCCTGCACTGATAACAAGGACTGTCCTGCTCCAGTAATGAGATGTTGACCCAGATTTGACGGAGCAGTTCAGTGCAACTAGCAGCTATTGTTTCTATTCTGAATCGTTCCTGCAACAGTTATTTGTACAGTACAAACGTTCACTGGTGGCTTGCAGTTTTTGTCTCAAGCACAATGACATGGATGCACATTAGAGGTGAAATCAAAATGCCGTGGTCAGACAGCTTGTGCTGCATCAGAGATTGAATAAAAAtgctccttaaaaaaaaaaaccttaaaagTAATTGTCTTTCCTAGGGTATCCACGATCCATAATGATCTACTTAACTGCTGTGCTTATCTTCTGTCTGATAACGCTCATCATCATGAAACACGGCACAGGGAGTGTCCTTCTTGGTCCTGCTGTGGGAcagaaaatacaatgttttttacatttttgtaaaataataagACAGATTTCAAATATTAAAGATTGAATAGTCTTGAAATGTGAACATTCATGCATcaaagaaatagaataaaatgtAGTTTcatttcgtgtgtgtgtgtgtggaacatGTCTTCTGCCATTGTCGTCTATGGATTGCAAAAAAGATGATTCTGACCATTTGTTGCTGCCATATGTGGCACTGTAAtgcaaattgtgtttttaatagTAGTAGTTCTCCTGCTTTTGCTATCTGACAGGCAGccttccattccattccattccgTTATTAACTTACATGACTAACTATTTTTAGCACCTGGAATAATCGCTAATCTCTAATAAGCCTCATACTGAACTTTGAATACCAATTGACTGAAACATTCAGTAGGTCATGTATCTTCCATAGCTCCTGACCCACATCTTAATCTCGGGCATCTGTGGACACCTCTAATGGGTAACTGAGCTTCATGTCACCCTATGAAAAGGAGCAGGATGCCAGTCTACAAATGTTgaaggaagacagaagaaagaTTGTGAAATggagatgcatttttttttttgctggacaAATCCTGGACAGATTCACAACATCTTTGCAAGTGTTCCCTTAGATCCCTGCTGAGAACAATGGCCCCAGAAAAGGGACCACACTAGTCCATGTGAGAGTTGAACCCTTGCGTAAACTAATCTGTACTATGGGGGCAAACCAGCTGCCAAATTCACTTTATGTGGCACGCAAGAACTTTAGATACAGATAACTGGCTCAAAATTAAAATCACAAGTCAAAACTGTATGTGTCGATCCAACAAGTTCTATTCAAGCAACTACTGTAGGCACATCCGTAAAAAAGCCCTCTCTGAGTTCCTGCTCTTCTTGCAATGGATGTATCATTTGATTCAAGAACAACAGAAAACTTTTACTTGTGTTTTGTTCGAAGACATCAAAGACTAAGATCTCTGTTTCAGAGTTTGTGTCTCTAACAGTCACCCCAAATCTTGAGTTCTGCAGAATGAACTCTGAATGAGTCTTTTGGTATTTCCcctcaggggtcgccacagcaagtcagcctcctccacttggACCTGGTTTATATCAGGATCATCTTCCACTGCGAGTGGGAAACGTTCTAAAAGAATGTGTCTCAGTGGCTTTTTCAGTCCGTGATTTCTCAACTCTATCTGTTACGTTTACGTCGAGCCAGCAAAAGTAACTGCAGATTTTGACTGACGCCGTCTGCGCTAGTCGATACTTCAACTACTAATGTTCTTTGTATGAAGGTGAGTCATCTTGAGCTGTAGACTTTGACCTGCTGCTATCAGTTTCCACTCCTCACTGTTCTCTGATCAGTTTAGATGAAACAGCCCAGAGCTGCGGAGAATGTGAAACATGATTTGAGGGAGCAAATCACCCtggagtttgtttttctgctgaccTTACCTTAGCAGCATGGGGTGAGTggcagaggacaccctggacaggtgacCAGTCCATCCCAGGCCCCCCATATCCCTGGAGACCACTCACACATCAAGCCATGACGAGTTCTATCTCAAGGATCGAATCATTTTGCTGACTCAGATTTTATATAAACCTGCCATGAGATTATCCTATGAACTCTTTAGTCATGATCTATACACATGATGCGTCTCTGCTTTTGTCTGTCTCAGGTTTGATTCAGAGAGAAGACGGCTCCATGGAGAAGGAGTTGGTGGAACTCAGGAGGAGTCGACCCAAACCCCCGGTCGGCGGAGACTTCACCCTCAGTGACTGTTTCTACTTCTCACGCAGAGGAATTGAGAGCATTGTGGAGGACGAGGTACATTGATATTCATAGTAGTGTGATCAGTCAAAGACCATGGTTCTTAGTTGGAAAATGGTGGAACATCCTTTTGGAGTTCCGATCCCTCCAAAAACTACTGCACCTCTGTATGACAAGCCAGTTGCACAATTTTTACAAGTTGCTCTGAGAATAAGTCGGACCAGTCAAAAATGAATACGAAAAATAGATGTGGCATTTTCAGCGAAATGTATTTCACATAATCCATTACATGACGTTACATGTCCCTGTCTTCGACTGTCCCTCTTCCCTGTGGCAGGAGTCAACCGAGGTTATACATACAAACTACCATTTCTATGGTACGTGGTGTGTTTCTATTTCTAGCTTGGAGAATGTGGATCGGATAGAAGCAGTAGATGATGGTCAATGGTCAGgacaaaataacatttaagaTCATGtgaaatttatattttattgtataCAAGTTGCTCCTGAGTATGTGTCGCAGGGTCagtgaaacttaaaaaaagaaattgcttCGTGCTGCAGGGCGAGAGTGGCTGCCATGTGGCCCACTATAGCATATATGttaatgtacatttttgttgttctctaGGTGACTCAGCGATTCACTTCTGAAGAACTGGTGTCATGGAATCTGCTGACACGCACAAACAACCACTTCCAGTACATCAGTCTGAGGCTGACACTGGTTTATGGCCTTGGCATTTTCATCAGATACTGCATACTCGCTCCCCTGAGGTGACCATGCCATTTCTTAAAACACTTGTCATCTCTCTGTCTTCTGGTTTTGCATTGAAGAGTTCTTTCTCCATCAGTGTTACTACTTctgatattctttttttcccacatagtcatattaattttatttcaccataatgttattattttttgtggAATATTTTGGAGGATATTTTTGGTTGCAGTTTCCAGTTCCAGTTGTCGTAGCCGTATTTAATTTCATGTAATTGCCCATGCTTTGTATAAATTTCAAAAGAGGCAGAAGAAAACAGCAGAACTTCTCTGGCTTTGAGTGTGAGAATATGTTGTGTTGATATTAGTTTGTGAATGTTTTGTGACATTCTTGGCTTGGTTCCTCTCTGCTTCCAATGTTCCATTTGTTCCTCTTGATAAATGTTATATTCTCTCTGCAGACTGACGTTGGCCTGCATTGGACTGACCTGGCTGGTCATCGGAACATCTGCAGTTGGACTTCTCCCAAACTGCAGGTGAACATTGTTGTGATGAACTCTTTTATTGTGGTATCCAGACTTGTAAATTGCATTCTGGACTACTGTGCCAAAGTGATTGAACTTGATCTACTCTGTGCCTCTGTTCATTCTGTTACCGTCCATGTCATGGGTCAGATGACATCACTAAAAAGTCCTCAACAGTTACCTCTGTTGGGATCAGACCTGTGACTTCCTAGTCCTTGCAACAATGACCACTAGACCTTGTTACTTGCTTGTGACTTGTGAGTTATAGATGAGGATTTCTACTGCGCAGAGGCATTGTTGCATGCATTGTTTTGGAAGAGGCTGTGAGCAGTGAGATATGAGGAACATATCACACGAAGAGTGTGAAAGAATGTGGTTTCAATTGACCCATGGAATACGAAAATGCCTTCCTGACTTGGCCTATGATACATGTACATCATGAAATTGTCTTGACTTGGTTTTGTCTTATTTTTCCCTGGTTTGTTTAGGATGAAGTTTTGGCTCAGCGAGTGGGTCCATGTCATGTGCTACCGGATCTGTGCTCGTGGACTCTCTGCAGCCATACAGTACCACAACAGGTGATGCAGATGGTGTTCAAAACTACAGTCCTTGACAGAGGCTGACGGTGTTTGGTGTTAAAACAGGGAAAACAAACCCAGGAAAGGAGGAATCTGTGTTGCCAACCACACTTCACCCATCGACATTGTGATTCTGTGCAACGACGGGTGCTATGCGATGGTCGGTAGGATGTCAACACACGACACAACTCACGACCGCAAACGTTGCTCATGACAACGTCTGAAAACAGGTGGGTCAAGTGCATGGAGGGTTGATGGGGGTGGTCCAGAGAGCCATGGTGAGGTCGTGTCCTCATGTCTGGTTTGAGAGAGCGGAGATGAAAGATCGCCACCTCGTGACCAGGAGGTCAGTTTCTCTCTTGGTCAtgctttttttcaatgaaggaaTACTGCAGACTGTTTGATGCGCACTCTCTGTTTCTCAGCGCTTTAGCTGTTCAACCATTTTGTTCATGCTTGTGTTGACTGCAGGTTGAGGGATCACGTGAACGACAAAGAGAAACTTCCTATATTGATCTTTCCTGAGGGTGAGTGCCATCAGTGTCTGAACAAACCATGACTTTTCATCTATTTGAATATGGAGATCAAGCTAATTCTGACTCGGCATTCTTTTTGTCCTCTGTGCCCACAATAATTCTCTGTTATTTACCATGTTTTTCTAGCCATTTGCTTCCAGGCTCCTGCACTTCAAACTGTCCAACCAGCCATGTTGAACTTGATTATCTAGCACTGTAGTTACTTACTGTTCTCACAACGCATCATTTCTCACTAGTCTTTGAAAGTTTTGTGGCAGTGCAGTTAGGCAATACATTCATAACGGCCAATTCACCTTGAACTGGTGTTTGGTTCATGATAAGAATTATCTTTTAATTATACTTGCTGTATTTCACAGGCAAATATGAAGATTCACAGGTGTTATATCTGAGTCCTTTCTTCAACAGGAACCTGCgtcaacaacacttcagtcatgaTGTTTAAAAAGGGAAGTTTTGAAATCGGAGCGACGATTTACCCCGTCGCCATCAAGGTACATCAACTCATCTCATAGGTTTGTGCCCATCCCTTCTGCGGACTTCAGTACTGTCCCTCTTTTAGTACGACCCAAAGTTCGGCGATGCTTTCTGGAACAGTTCCAAGTACAGCATGGTCAGTTACCTGCTGCGGATGATGACCAGCTGGGCTCTGGTCTGCGATGTCTGGTACCTGCCCGCCGTGCACCAGCAGGTCTGTATGGCAGCATCAAAATAGCATTGAGATCTACAGTGTGTGTTGACATCTCCACGTCTTAACTGTAACGCCAGGAGGGGGAGGATGCCGTCCAGTTTGCCAACAGAGTGAAGTCAGCCATTGCTCGCCAGGGAGGATTGTTGGATCTCCAGTGGTGAGATGTTTATGGTTCCAGTTTAGGTGCAGTTGTCTTGGAAATAAGGTTACTGAAAGGATAAAAGACATGACATATCTGGCTGGATGATGCAAAGTCAGTTTCTATCTGCTGCGCTCCCACAAAATCCAAAGTATCAtacatttttgctttattttagaTGACTTGAACTGTCTTTTTAAAGCAGACATATTCCGCCAGCTGAATGTTGAATTTGCCTCATGCAGGGACGGAGGTCTGAAGAGAGCCAAAGTGAAGGAGTCTTTCAaagaacagcagcagaagcagtacAGCAGCATGGTAGTTGGTGACGACAGCAGTGGACACAGCGACTGACCTCCACGGCAACCTTTCACCCTGTTCTAAAGAGAAAGGACTGATCACTAGTGCAATACTGGGTTGGACATGGAGTATTTATACACTAGCAGaatgttatttttaatgcaAAGCTGAGCTTGGGGATTTTACTTAAATCAGAGATGTTGGTTTTTTGATTGTGTCCATGTGTCATTAGTGGTACATCAAAGAACTTGTGATGTGGAGGGAGTGAAGTCGAACCTCATTTCTTTAAACACCAGAATAATGGTTGGTTCCGGACCCTGGATGGTCCGGTGGAGGAAGCAAGACGTCTCGCACAGATCGATAG contains:
- the agpat9l gene encoding glycerol-3-phosphate acyltransferase 3-like isoform X1; this translates as MEDFWASVTWAARIWLCLVVSLIMIPAMFGFSLGISETYMSILIKTLEWATLKIQKASAEEQTLKPSVSQSLIQREDGSMEKELVELRRSRPKPPVGGDFTLSDCFYFSRRGIESIVEDEVTQRFTSEELVSWNLLTRTNNHFQYISLRLTLVYGLGIFIRYCILAPLRLTLACIGLTWLVIGTSAVGLLPNCRMKFWLSEWVHVMCYRICARGLSAAIQYHNRENKPRKGGICVANHTSPIDIVILCNDGCYAMVGQVHGGLMGVVQRAMVRSCPHVWFERAEMKDRHLVTRRLRDHVNDKEKLPILIFPEGTCVNNTSVMMFKKGSFEIGATIYPVAIKYDPKFGDAFWNSSKYSMVSYLLRMMTSWALVCDVWYLPAVHQQEGEDAVQFANRVKSAIARQGGLLDLQWDGGLKRAKVKESFKEQQQKQYSSMVVGDDSSGHSD
- the agpat9l gene encoding glycerol-3-phosphate acyltransferase 3-like isoform X2 encodes the protein MEKELVELRRSRPKPPVGGDFTLSDCFYFSRRGIESIVEDEVTQRFTSEELVSWNLLTRTNNHFQYISLRLTLVYGLGIFIRYCILAPLRLTLACIGLTWLVIGTSAVGLLPNCRMKFWLSEWVHVMCYRICARGLSAAIQYHNRENKPRKGGICVANHTSPIDIVILCNDGCYAMVGQVHGGLMGVVQRAMVRSCPHVWFERAEMKDRHLVTRRLRDHVNDKEKLPILIFPEGTCVNNTSVMMFKKGSFEIGATIYPVAIKYDPKFGDAFWNSSKYSMVSYLLRMMTSWALVCDVWYLPAVHQQEGEDAVQFANRVKSAIARQGGLLDLQWDGGLKRAKVKESFKEQQQKQYSSMVVGDDSSGHSD